The following coding sequences lie in one Populus trichocarpa isolate Nisqually-1 chromosome 14, P.trichocarpa_v4.1, whole genome shotgun sequence genomic window:
- the LOC7492803 gene encoding CDPK-related kinase 3 isoform X2 — protein MGQCYGKTSPANENDATTVTIVASSTDHNQPTSLPSSTSRNGVLSVKNTPARSSSTHPSPWPSTYPHGVAASPLPGGVSPSPARASTPRRFFRRPFPPPSPAKHIAASLVKRLGGGGKPKEGPIPEHGGVEAEQQQQQQQSLDKSFGYSKNFGAKYELGKEIGRGHFGHTCSATVKKGELKDQTVAVKIISKAKMTTAISIEDVRREVKILKGLSGHRHLVKFYDACEDANNVYIVMELCEGGELLDRILARGGRYTEEDAKAIIVQILCVVAFCHLQGVVHRDLKPENFLFTSGSEDADMKLIDFGLSDFIRPDERLNDIVGSAYYVAPEVLHRSYSLEADIWSIGVITYILICGSRPFWARTESGIFRAVLRSDPNFEDLPWPSVTPEAKDFVKRLLNKDYRKRMTAVQALTHPWLRDDSRPINLDILIYKLVKAYLHATPFKRAALKALSKALTEDELVYLRAQFSLLEPNGDGSVSLDNFRMALVRNATDAMRESRAPEILNAMESLAYRKMYFEEFCAAAISTYQLEALEGWEQIAFTAFEHFEQEGNRVISVEELARELNVGPSAYTFIKDWIRNSDGKLSLIGYTKFLHGVTLRSSNTRPR, from the exons ATGGGGCAGTGTTACGGTAAAACCAGTCCAGCTAACGAAAATGACGCAACAACCGTCACAATCGTTGCTTCCTCCACCGATCACAACCAACCAACGTCGTTACCTTCCTCCACCTCGCGTAACGGCGTGCTCTCGGTGAAAAACACTCCGGCGAGGTCCTCCTCTACGCATCCGAGCCCCTGGCCGAGTACGTATCCGCATGGTGTGGCCGCAAGTCCGCTTCCCGGTGGAGTGTCGCCGTCCCCGGCGAGGGCGTCGACGCCGAGGAGATTTTTTAGGAGGCCATTTCCTCCGCCGTCTCCGGCGAAGCATATAGCGGCGTCGTTGGTTAAGAGGCTTGGTGGTGGAGGGAAACCGAAGGAGGGACCGATTCCGGAGCACGGTGGAGTGGAGGCagagcagcagcaacagcaacagcagtCGCTTGATAAGAGTTTTGGATATAGCAAGAATTTTGGAGCTAAGTACGAGTTAGGGAAGGAAATAGGGAGAGGGCATTTTGGTCATACTTGCTCTGCTACGGTTAAGAAAGGTGAACTTAAAGATCAGACTGTTGCTGTCAAGATTATATCTAAAGCTAAG ATGACAACCGCTATATCAATTGAAGATGTTCGTAGGGAGGTAAAAATACTGAAAGGTCTATCGGGACATAGGCATCTGGTCAAATTTTATGATGCATGTGAGGATGCCAATAACGTGTACATAGTGATGGA ATTGTGTGAGGGAGGGGAGCTTCTAGACAGAATTTTGGCAAG AGGAGGAAGATACACAGAGGAAGATGCAAAAGCTATAATTGTGCAAATCTTGTGTGTGGTTGCATTTTGTCACCTTCAAGGCGTCGTACACCGTGATTTAAAACCAGAG AATTTCCTCTTCACTTCGGGCAGTGAAGATGCTGATATGAAGCTTATTGATTTTGGCCTCTCTGACTTTATTAGGCCAG ATGAAAGGTTAAATGATATCGTTGGAAGTGCATACTATGTTGCACCTGAAGTCTTGCATAGATCTTACAGTCTTGAAGCAGATATATGGAGCATTGGTGTTATTACTTATATCTTGATATGTGGAAGCCGGCCTTTCTGGGCACGGACTGAATCAGGAATTTTCCGTGCTGTGCTGAGATCTGATCCCAACTTTGAAGATCTACCCTGGCCTTCTGTCACTCCAGAGGCCAAAGACTTTGTGAAGAGACTTCTGAACAAGGATTACAGGAAAAGAATGACTGCTGTCCAAGCTCTAA CTCACCCATGGTTGAGGGATGATAGCCGACCTATAAATTTAGACATATTAATCTACAAGCTAGTCAAGGCATACCTACATGCTACACCTTTTAAACGTGCAGCGCTAAAG GCTCTCTCAAAAGCGTTGACGGAGGATGAGCTTGTCTATCTTAGAGCTCAATTCAGTTTGTTGGAACCAAATGGCGACGGAAGTGTTTCACTTGATAATTTCAGAATG GCTTTAGTACGCAATGCAACTGATGCCATGAGAGAGTCGAGGGCTCCTGAAATTCTCAATGCG ATGGAATCCCTTGCTTATAGGAAGATGTACTTTGAAGAATTTTGTGCAGCTGCGATCAGCACATATCAACTAGAGGCTCTCGAGGGGTGGGAGCAGATTGCCTTCACTGCTTTTGAGCATTTTGAACAGGAGGGTAACCGAGTCATCTCAGTTGAAGAATTGGCAAGG GAATTGAACGTGGGCCCTTCAGCCTACACATTCATCAAAGATTGGATCAGAAACTCGGATGGCAAGCTTAGTTTAATTGGATATACAAAATTTTTACATGGTGTGACGCTTCGTAGCTCAAATACAAGACCCCGTTAG
- the LOC7492803 gene encoding CDPK-related kinase 3 isoform X1 translates to MGQCYGKTSPANENDATTVTIVASSTDHNQPTSLPSSTSRNGVLSVKNTPARSSSTHPSPWPSTYPHGVAASPLPGGVSPSPARASTPRRFFRRPFPPPSPAKHIAASLVKRLGGGGKPKEGPIPEHGGVEAEQQQQQQQSLDKSFGYSKNFGAKYELGKEIGRGHFGHTCSATVKKGELKDQTVAVKIISKAKMTTAISIEDVRREVKILKGLSGHRHLVKFYDACEDANNVYIVMELCEGGELLDRILARGGRYTEEDAKAIIVQILCVVAFCHLQGVVHRDLKPENFLFTSGSEDADMKLIDFGLSDFIRPDERLNDIVGSAYYVAPEVLHRSYSLEADIWSIGVITYILICGSRPFWARTESGIFRAVLRSDPNFEDLPWPSVTPEAKDFVKRLLNKDYRKRMTAVQALTHPWLRDDSRPINLDILIYKLVKAYLHATPFKRAALKALSKALTEDELVYLRAQFSLLEPNGDGSVSLDNFRMKCNFLQALVRNATDAMRESRAPEILNAMESLAYRKMYFEEFCAAAISTYQLEALEGWEQIAFTAFEHFEQEGNRVISVEELARELNVGPSAYTFIKDWIRNSDGKLSLIGYTKFLHGVTLRSSNTRPR, encoded by the exons ATGGGGCAGTGTTACGGTAAAACCAGTCCAGCTAACGAAAATGACGCAACAACCGTCACAATCGTTGCTTCCTCCACCGATCACAACCAACCAACGTCGTTACCTTCCTCCACCTCGCGTAACGGCGTGCTCTCGGTGAAAAACACTCCGGCGAGGTCCTCCTCTACGCATCCGAGCCCCTGGCCGAGTACGTATCCGCATGGTGTGGCCGCAAGTCCGCTTCCCGGTGGAGTGTCGCCGTCCCCGGCGAGGGCGTCGACGCCGAGGAGATTTTTTAGGAGGCCATTTCCTCCGCCGTCTCCGGCGAAGCATATAGCGGCGTCGTTGGTTAAGAGGCTTGGTGGTGGAGGGAAACCGAAGGAGGGACCGATTCCGGAGCACGGTGGAGTGGAGGCagagcagcagcaacagcaacagcagtCGCTTGATAAGAGTTTTGGATATAGCAAGAATTTTGGAGCTAAGTACGAGTTAGGGAAGGAAATAGGGAGAGGGCATTTTGGTCATACTTGCTCTGCTACGGTTAAGAAAGGTGAACTTAAAGATCAGACTGTTGCTGTCAAGATTATATCTAAAGCTAAG ATGACAACCGCTATATCAATTGAAGATGTTCGTAGGGAGGTAAAAATACTGAAAGGTCTATCGGGACATAGGCATCTGGTCAAATTTTATGATGCATGTGAGGATGCCAATAACGTGTACATAGTGATGGA ATTGTGTGAGGGAGGGGAGCTTCTAGACAGAATTTTGGCAAG AGGAGGAAGATACACAGAGGAAGATGCAAAAGCTATAATTGTGCAAATCTTGTGTGTGGTTGCATTTTGTCACCTTCAAGGCGTCGTACACCGTGATTTAAAACCAGAG AATTTCCTCTTCACTTCGGGCAGTGAAGATGCTGATATGAAGCTTATTGATTTTGGCCTCTCTGACTTTATTAGGCCAG ATGAAAGGTTAAATGATATCGTTGGAAGTGCATACTATGTTGCACCTGAAGTCTTGCATAGATCTTACAGTCTTGAAGCAGATATATGGAGCATTGGTGTTATTACTTATATCTTGATATGTGGAAGCCGGCCTTTCTGGGCACGGACTGAATCAGGAATTTTCCGTGCTGTGCTGAGATCTGATCCCAACTTTGAAGATCTACCCTGGCCTTCTGTCACTCCAGAGGCCAAAGACTTTGTGAAGAGACTTCTGAACAAGGATTACAGGAAAAGAATGACTGCTGTCCAAGCTCTAA CTCACCCATGGTTGAGGGATGATAGCCGACCTATAAATTTAGACATATTAATCTACAAGCTAGTCAAGGCATACCTACATGCTACACCTTTTAAACGTGCAGCGCTAAAG GCTCTCTCAAAAGCGTTGACGGAGGATGAGCTTGTCTATCTTAGAGCTCAATTCAGTTTGTTGGAACCAAATGGCGACGGAAGTGTTTCACTTGATAATTTCAGAATG aaaTGCAATTTCTTGCAGGCTTTAGTACGCAATGCAACTGATGCCATGAGAGAGTCGAGGGCTCCTGAAATTCTCAATGCG ATGGAATCCCTTGCTTATAGGAAGATGTACTTTGAAGAATTTTGTGCAGCTGCGATCAGCACATATCAACTAGAGGCTCTCGAGGGGTGGGAGCAGATTGCCTTCACTGCTTTTGAGCATTTTGAACAGGAGGGTAACCGAGTCATCTCAGTTGAAGAATTGGCAAGG GAATTGAACGTGGGCCCTTCAGCCTACACATTCATCAAAGATTGGATCAGAAACTCGGATGGCAAGCTTAGTTTAATTGGATATACAAAATTTTTACATGGTGTGACGCTTCGTAGCTCAAATACAAGACCCCGTTAG
- the LOC7486797 gene encoding rho GTPase-activating protein 3 isoform X1: MTRLFRSKSCGLVGLTESNSAPPPSPFFHRNGTEDGEEDEDEDDEEELYSDASGNPISTPFIGSREGTGGSERGRNGNSNKEFAILDVLVTALRKSLVTCSVEREDVSSMDISWPTEVRHVSHVTFDRFNGFLGLPTEFEPEVPCKVPSASANVFGVSAKSMQCSHDDKGNSVPTILLMMQERLYIEGGLKAEGIFRINAENGREEYVRNQLNKGVVPRGIEVHCLAGLIKAWFRELPSGVLDSITPEQVMHCNTEDDCTQLVKQLPLTEAALFDWAINLMADVVEHEQYNKMNARNIAMVFAPNMTQMADPLTALIHAVQVMNLLKTLILKTLREREESSAKLRLLSTCSDSPGDKSESACHSNLNSKELCKISLNAGAPEIPSTGKFLRPATMNRLESNTEEKYWRFQKKGDGEEEFKPVSSSSPPFREMGTLDSGCKGEYDSGDWLSFRKGVRRLCIHPVFQLSKPVKKTRGIGIVNTRGRGGEAWA, from the exons ATGACTCGGCTTTTCCGATCCAAATCTTGCGGACTCGTCGGACTCACCGAGTCCAACTCTGCCCCCCCTCCATCTCCCTTCTTTCACCGAAACGGCACTGAAGACGGAGAAGAGGACGAGGACgaggatgatgaagaagaattaTATAGTGATGCTTCTGGAAACCCGATATCAACGCCGTTTATTGGGTCGAGAGAAGGAACGGGAGGGAGTGAGAGAGGTCGAAACGGAAATAGCAATAAAGAGTTCGCAATTCTAGATGTTTTGGTAACGGCGTTAAGGAAGTCGTTGGTGACATGCAGCGTGGAAAGAGAGGATGTTTCTTCCATGGATATAAGCTGGCCTACTGAAGTTAGGCACGTGTCTCACGTGACTTTTGATAGGTTTAATGGTTTCCTTGGTTTGCCTACTGAGTTTGAGCCTGAGGTTCCTTGCAAGGTCCCTAGCGCCag TGCAAATGTATTTGGAGTTTCTGCCAAGTCGATGCAATGTTCTCATGATGACAAAGGGAACAGTGTGCCGACTATTCTTCTAATGATGCAAGAGCGTTTATATATAGAAGGAGGACTTAAG GCAGAAGGGATTTTCCGAATAAATGCTGAGAATGGTCGGGAGGAGTATGTCAGAAACCAGCTAAACAAAGGTGTAGTGCCTCGTGGAATTGAAGTCCATTGCTTGGCAGGTTTAATAAAG GCATGGTTTAGAGAACTACCGTCTGGGGTGCTCGATTCTATCACACCAGAACAGGTAATGCACTGCAACACAGAAGATGACTGCACtcaacttgtgaagcaacttcCTCTGACAGAAGCTGCACTATTTGATTGGGCAATCAATTTGATGGCAGATGTCGTGGAGCACGAACAGTATAACAAGATGAATGCACGCAACATTGCTATGGTTTTTGCACCCAACATGACGCAG ATGGCTGATCCTTTGACCGCATTGATACATGCCGTGCAAGTAATGAACTTGCTCAAGACATTGATCTTAAAAACACTCCGGGAAAGAGAGGAATCCAGTGCAAAGCTTAGGTTGCTCTCGACATGCTCAGATTCCCCAGGCGACAAGAGTGAATCGGCCTGTCATTCAAACTTAAACAGCAAAGAACTCTGTAAAATATCACTCAACGCTGGTGCACCTGAGATACCTTCCACTGGTAAGTTCTTGAGGCCTGCCACTATGAATAGATTAGAATCCAACACTGAGGAAAAATATTGGAGATTTCAGAAGAAAGGTGATGGAGAAGAGGAATTTAAGCCTGTTTCAAGTAGCAGCCCCCCTTTCCGTGAAATGGGCACCCTAGACAGTGGATGCAAAGGTGAATATGATAGTGGAGATTGGCTAAGTTTTAGAAAAGGGGTGAGGAGGCTATGCATACACCCTGTATTTCAGTTGAGTAAACCAGTTAAGAAGACTCGTGGTATTGGAATTGTAAATACTAGGGGAAGAGGCGGAGAAGCTTGGGCGTGA
- the LOC7486797 gene encoding rho GTPase-activating protein 3 isoform X3, translated as MTRLFRSKSCGLVGLTESNSAPPPSPFFHRNGTEDGEEDEDEDDEEELYSDASGNPISTPFIGSREGTGGSERGRNGNSNKEFAILDVLVTALRKSLVTCSVEREDVSSMDISWPTEVRHVSHVTFDRFNGFLGLPTEFEPEVPCKVPSASANVFGVSAKSMQCSHDDKGNSVPTILLMMQERLYIEGGLKAEGIFRINAENGREEYVRNQLNKGVVPRGIEVHCLAGLIKAWFRELPSGVLDSITPEQVMHCNTEDDCTQLVKQLPLTEAALFDWAINLMADVVEHEQYNKMNARNIAMVFAPNMTQMADPLTALIHAVQVMNLLKTLILKTLREREESSAKLRLLSTCSDSPGDKSESACHSNLNSKELCKISLNAGAPEIPSTGLTSTAV; from the exons ATGACTCGGCTTTTCCGATCCAAATCTTGCGGACTCGTCGGACTCACCGAGTCCAACTCTGCCCCCCCTCCATCTCCCTTCTTTCACCGAAACGGCACTGAAGACGGAGAAGAGGACGAGGACgaggatgatgaagaagaattaTATAGTGATGCTTCTGGAAACCCGATATCAACGCCGTTTATTGGGTCGAGAGAAGGAACGGGAGGGAGTGAGAGAGGTCGAAACGGAAATAGCAATAAAGAGTTCGCAATTCTAGATGTTTTGGTAACGGCGTTAAGGAAGTCGTTGGTGACATGCAGCGTGGAAAGAGAGGATGTTTCTTCCATGGATATAAGCTGGCCTACTGAAGTTAGGCACGTGTCTCACGTGACTTTTGATAGGTTTAATGGTTTCCTTGGTTTGCCTACTGAGTTTGAGCCTGAGGTTCCTTGCAAGGTCCCTAGCGCCag TGCAAATGTATTTGGAGTTTCTGCCAAGTCGATGCAATGTTCTCATGATGACAAAGGGAACAGTGTGCCGACTATTCTTCTAATGATGCAAGAGCGTTTATATATAGAAGGAGGACTTAAG GCAGAAGGGATTTTCCGAATAAATGCTGAGAATGGTCGGGAGGAGTATGTCAGAAACCAGCTAAACAAAGGTGTAGTGCCTCGTGGAATTGAAGTCCATTGCTTGGCAGGTTTAATAAAG GCATGGTTTAGAGAACTACCGTCTGGGGTGCTCGATTCTATCACACCAGAACAGGTAATGCACTGCAACACAGAAGATGACTGCACtcaacttgtgaagcaacttcCTCTGACAGAAGCTGCACTATTTGATTGGGCAATCAATTTGATGGCAGATGTCGTGGAGCACGAACAGTATAACAAGATGAATGCACGCAACATTGCTATGGTTTTTGCACCCAACATGACGCAG ATGGCTGATCCTTTGACCGCATTGATACATGCCGTGCAAGTAATGAACTTGCTCAAGACATTGATCTTAAAAACACTCCGGGAAAGAGAGGAATCCAGTGCAAAGCTTAGGTTGCTCTCGACATGCTCAGATTCCCCAGGCGACAAGAGTGAATCGGCCTGTCATTCAAACTTAAACAGCAAAGAACTCTGTAAAATATCACTCAACGCTGGTGCACCTGAGATACCTTCCACTG GTTTGACATCAACAGCTGTCTGA
- the LOC7486797 gene encoding rho GTPase-activating protein 3 isoform X2: MTRLFRSKSCGLVGLTESNSAPPPSPFFHRNGTEDGEEDEDEDDEEELYSDASGNPISTPFIGSREGTGGSERGRNGNSNKEFAILDVLVTALRKSLVTCSVEREDVSSMDISWPTEVRHVSHVTFDRFNGFLGLPTEFEPEVPCKVPSASANVFGVSAKSMQCSHDDKGNSVPTILLMMQERLYIEGGLKAEGIFRINAENGREEYVRNQLNKGVVPRGIEVHCLAGLIKAWFRELPSGVLDSITPEQVMHCNTEDDCTQLVKQLPLTEAALFDWAINLMADVVEHEQYNKMNARNIAMVFAPNMTQMADPLTALIHAVQVMNLLKTLILKTLREREESSAKLRLLSTCSDSPGDKSESACHSNLNSKELCKISLNAGAPEIPSTGFDRSLRKIMQV, encoded by the exons ATGACTCGGCTTTTCCGATCCAAATCTTGCGGACTCGTCGGACTCACCGAGTCCAACTCTGCCCCCCCTCCATCTCCCTTCTTTCACCGAAACGGCACTGAAGACGGAGAAGAGGACGAGGACgaggatgatgaagaagaattaTATAGTGATGCTTCTGGAAACCCGATATCAACGCCGTTTATTGGGTCGAGAGAAGGAACGGGAGGGAGTGAGAGAGGTCGAAACGGAAATAGCAATAAAGAGTTCGCAATTCTAGATGTTTTGGTAACGGCGTTAAGGAAGTCGTTGGTGACATGCAGCGTGGAAAGAGAGGATGTTTCTTCCATGGATATAAGCTGGCCTACTGAAGTTAGGCACGTGTCTCACGTGACTTTTGATAGGTTTAATGGTTTCCTTGGTTTGCCTACTGAGTTTGAGCCTGAGGTTCCTTGCAAGGTCCCTAGCGCCag TGCAAATGTATTTGGAGTTTCTGCCAAGTCGATGCAATGTTCTCATGATGACAAAGGGAACAGTGTGCCGACTATTCTTCTAATGATGCAAGAGCGTTTATATATAGAAGGAGGACTTAAG GCAGAAGGGATTTTCCGAATAAATGCTGAGAATGGTCGGGAGGAGTATGTCAGAAACCAGCTAAACAAAGGTGTAGTGCCTCGTGGAATTGAAGTCCATTGCTTGGCAGGTTTAATAAAG GCATGGTTTAGAGAACTACCGTCTGGGGTGCTCGATTCTATCACACCAGAACAGGTAATGCACTGCAACACAGAAGATGACTGCACtcaacttgtgaagcaacttcCTCTGACAGAAGCTGCACTATTTGATTGGGCAATCAATTTGATGGCAGATGTCGTGGAGCACGAACAGTATAACAAGATGAATGCACGCAACATTGCTATGGTTTTTGCACCCAACATGACGCAG ATGGCTGATCCTTTGACCGCATTGATACATGCCGTGCAAGTAATGAACTTGCTCAAGACATTGATCTTAAAAACACTCCGGGAAAGAGAGGAATCCAGTGCAAAGCTTAGGTTGCTCTCGACATGCTCAGATTCCCCAGGCGACAAGAGTGAATCGGCCTGTCATTCAAACTTAAACAGCAAAGAACTCTGTAAAATATCACTCAACGCTGGTGCACCTGAGATACCTTCCACTG GTTTTGACAGAAGTTTAAGGAAAATTATGCAGGTTTGA